From a region of the Zingiber officinale cultivar Zhangliang chromosome 4B, Zo_v1.1, whole genome shotgun sequence genome:
- the LOC121977895 gene encoding uncharacterized protein LOC121977895, giving the protein MPQWEEWTFNGTPLAVKLFPSLRKCLIVKCPKLRVLPDDLHRATNLNELYLRQAYGLSEINSLPLAYKLEVTNGRGLKKISSIPLLRYLEVGNCLNLECVENLDKLQHLVLICSEETEQLPQWFQDLIEQHNNMASSHRSLKKFEMHCNLQLLMSCLEGNENWDILKHIPVVKIQTYSSKEYIRYTMDPNNYDANIPSN; this is encoded by the coding sequence ATGCCTCAATGGGAGGAGTGGACATTCAATGGAACACCTCTTGCAGTGAAGTTGTTTCCAAGTCTCAGGAAGTGTCTTATTGTCAAATGCCCAAAGCTAAGAGTTCTTCCTGATGACCTCCACCGAGCCACCAACCTCAACGAACTGTACTTGAGACAAGCATATGGGCTAAGTGAGATCAATAGCCTCCCCTTGGCTTACAAGCTTGAGGTCACAAATGGCAGAGGGTTGAAGAAGATTTCTAGCATCCCGTTATTAAGATATCTTGAGGTGGGTAACTGTCTCAACTTGGAGTGCGTGGAGAATCTCGACAAGCTGCAGCATTTGGTGTTGATATGTTCTGAGGAAACGGAGCAGCTCCCGCAGTGGTTCCAGGACTTGATCGAGCAGCATAACAACATGGCCAGCAGTCACAGGAGTTTGAAGAAGTTTGAGATGCACTGCAATCTTCAACTGCTAATGAGCTGTCTCGAAGGCAATGAGAATTGGGACATTCTCAAGCATATTCCTGTTGTCAAAATACAGACATATTCCAGCAAAGAGTACATCCGATATACCATGGATCCCAACAACTATGATGCAAACATTCCTTCTAATTGA
- the LOC121976281 gene encoding putative disease resistance RPP13-like protein 1 isoform X1 — protein sequence MKCAASCTVLVTSRKEQVVTLMKATYIYPVEKMNDESGWNLLKHLAFEGEGDEDQISSFEEIGIKLVYKCDGLPLAIKAIAGVLYQQNKAKWEEVLQSDAWNMDQIKEELRPLYLSYEDLPSSLKQCFLYCSLYPQKDMYSKEIVQFWVAEGLIMDEQDKLRRDLPTEKQRTKEDIGEEIYRELLCRNLLEVDVDLDMSKSFFSMHDHFRSLGAHLMREEGILYRHGREFKGDDNIKIRRLSISCMGPKLVLPAQILRQACLRTLILTDSPKTKTIEDSVLQALPCLRVLDLTKTSIEKIPDCIGDLLHLRYLDLDGTNIREIPTTIGNLVNLLSLNISECEFLERLPVSITKLHNLRWLDMRDSPMLTHVPKGIGKLENFYNLEGFMVGQNGSASEEGCDLEELKNLSELRVLSIYRLERAEGGASALANMPFLMELVLGWKRPDEEEVDAKADEEVEGDGKDDGDADKDMGDGDYDGSGAEDENEETEKEDENEEEDSEEEDKGWSEEQISKAERICNEMTQPSSTIFDLLFSQYPGRQFPIWMQSSSLAESFPNLTYLKLIRLPCCTKLPPLGTLPQLKYLRIESATAITTIGSQFLGSRSSAFPKLEMLQFQDMPSWEEWTFNGTPLAVKLFPILRTCNIIDCPNLRALPEGLCRATNFNQLCLHETYELGEIDNLALAYRLEVTNGIELKKISNIPSLRYLAVNGCPSLECVENLGKLQHLALICSEETEQLPQWLLGLIEQHNNTASTQRSLRKFEMQCNLQLLKSCLEGNENWDIIKQIPNVKIQTFSSQEFMFYTKDPYNYDAKIPSN from the coding sequence ATGAAATGTGCAGCAAGTTGTACGGTCTTAGTTACCTCAAGAAAAGAACAAGTTGTAACGTTAATGAAGGCTACCTATATCTACCCAGTTGAAAAAATGAATGATGAAAGTGGttggaatttgcttaaacatttagCGTTTGAAGGTGAAGGAGATGAAGATCAGATATCAAGCTTTGAAGAAATAGGTATTAAACTTGTCTATAAATGTGATGGTTTGCCTCTTGCAATCAAAGCTATTGCTGGAGTTCTATACCAACAAAACAAAGCAAAATGGGAGGAAGTTCTTCAAAGTGATGCATGGAACATGGATCAGATTAAGGAAGAACTTAGGCCTTTATATTTGAGCTACGAAGACTTACCGTCTAGTTTAAAACAATGTTTTCTCTATTGCTCTTTGTACCCTCAAAAAGATATGTATTCTAAGGAGATTGTTCAGTTTTGGGTCGCCGAAGGTCTTATTATGGATGAACAAGATAAGTTGAGGAGGGATCTTCCCACTGAAAAACAGAGAACAAAGGAAGATATCGGGGAGGAAATTTACAGGGAGCTACTTTGTAGGAATCTCTTGGAAGTTGATGTAGATTTGGATATGTCCAAGAGTTTCTTCTCTATGCATGATCACTTTCGATCTCTCGGTGCACATTTAATGAGAGAGGAAGGAATTTTATATCGACATGGTAGAGAATTCAAAGGAGATGATAACATAAAAATTCGGCGGCTGTCAATCTCTTGCATGGGGCCTAAGCTAGTGTTACCAGCTCAAATTCTAAGACAAGCTTGTTTGAGAACTCTAATTCTCACAGACTCCCCTAAAACCAAGACGATCGAAGATAGTGTACTGCAAGCATTACCGTGTTTGCGAGTTCTGGATCTCACAAAAACATCAATTGAGAAGATTCCAGATTGCATTGGAGATCTACTACATTTAAGATATCTAGATCTCGATGGAACAAATATTCGTGAGATTCCGACAACTATCGGGAACCTTGTAAACCTTCTGAGTTTGAATATCTCAGAGTGTGAGTTTTTGGAAAGACTTCCTGTGTCCATCACTAAGTTGCATAATCTAAGATGGCTTGACATGAGAGATAGTCCAATGCTCACTCATGTGCCTAAGGGAATTGGGAAACTAGAAAACTTCTATAACCTCGAGGGATTTATGGTTGGTCAGAATGGCTCGGCCTCTGAAGAAGGTTGCGATTTAGAAGAGCTGAAAAATCTATCCGAGTTGAGAGTCTTGAGCATTTATAGGCTTGAGAGGGCGGAAGGAGGAGCCTCTGCACTTGCAAACATGCCTTTTCTTATGGAGCTTGTGCTGGGATGGAAgcgaccagatgaggaggaggtaGATGCTAAAGCTGATGAAGAAGTAGAAGGCGATGGCAAGGATGATGGAGATGCAGACAAGGACATGGGTGATGGTGATTATGATGGCTCTGGAGCAGAAGATGAAAATGAGGAGACTGAGAAAGAAGATGAAAATGAGGAGGAGGATAGTGAGGAAGAAGATAAAGGATGGAGTGAGGAGCAAATCAGTAAAGCTGAGAGGATATGCAATGAAATGACTCAGCCTTCATCTACCATATTCGACCTCCTCTTTTCTCAGTACCCCGGCCGACAGTTCCCGATCTGGATGCAATCCTCTTCCTTGGCTGAATCTTTTCCAAACTTGACGTATTTGAAGCTTATTAGGTTGCCATGTTGTACAAAGCTCCCTCCCTTGGGTACACTGCCTCAGCTCAAGTACCTCCGTATTGAAAGTGCAACCGCCATAACGACCATTGGGTCCCAATTTCTCGGATCAAGAAGCTCTGCATTTCCCAAACTCGAAATGCTCCAATTCCAAGACATGCCTTCATGGGAGGAGTGGACATTCAATGGAACACCTCTTGCTGTGAAGTTGTTTCCAATTCTCAGGACCTGTAATATTATCGACTGCCCAAATCTAAGAGCTCTTCCTGAGGGCCTCTGTCGAGCCACCAACTTCAACCAACTGTGCTTGCACGAAACATATGAGCTAGGTGAGATCGACAACCTCGCCTTGGCTTACAGGCTCGAGGTCACAAATGGCATAGAGTTGAAGAAGATTTCCAACATCCCGTCATTAAGATATCTTGCGGTGAATGGCTGTCCCAGCTTGGAGTGCGTGGAGAATCTCGGCAAGCTGCAGCATTTGGCGTTGATATGTTCAGAGGAAACGGAGCAGCTCCCGCAGTGGCTGCTTGGCTTGATCGAGCAGCATAACAACACGGCAAGCACTCAAAGGAGTCTGAGGAAATTCGAGATGCAGTGCAATCTGCAACTGCTGAAGAGCTGTTTGGAGGGCAATGAGAATTGGGACATCATCAAGCAAATTCCCAATGTCAAAATCCAAACATTTTCCAGCCAAGAGTTTATGTTCTACACCAAGGATCCCTACAACTATGATGCAAAGATTCCTTCTAATTGA
- the LOC121976281 gene encoding putative disease resistance RPP13-like protein 1 isoform X2 yields the protein MKATYIYPVEKMNDESGWNLLKHLAFEGEGDEDQISSFEEIGIKLVYKCDGLPLAIKAIAGVLYQQNKAKWEEVLQSDAWNMDQIKEELRPLYLSYEDLPSSLKQCFLYCSLYPQKDMYSKEIVQFWVAEGLIMDEQDKLRRDLPTEKQRTKEDIGEEIYRELLCRNLLEVDVDLDMSKSFFSMHDHFRSLGAHLMREEGILYRHGREFKGDDNIKIRRLSISCMGPKLVLPAQILRQACLRTLILTDSPKTKTIEDSVLQALPCLRVLDLTKTSIEKIPDCIGDLLHLRYLDLDGTNIREIPTTIGNLVNLLSLNISECEFLERLPVSITKLHNLRWLDMRDSPMLTHVPKGIGKLENFYNLEGFMVGQNGSASEEGCDLEELKNLSELRVLSIYRLERAEGGASALANMPFLMELVLGWKRPDEEEVDAKADEEVEGDGKDDGDADKDMGDGDYDGSGAEDENEETEKEDENEEEDSEEEDKGWSEEQISKAERICNEMTQPSSTIFDLLFSQYPGRQFPIWMQSSSLAESFPNLTYLKLIRLPCCTKLPPLGTLPQLKYLRIESATAITTIGSQFLGSRSSAFPKLEMLQFQDMPSWEEWTFNGTPLAVKLFPILRTCNIIDCPNLRALPEGLCRATNFNQLCLHETYELGEIDNLALAYRLEVTNGIELKKISNIPSLRYLAVNGCPSLECVENLGKLQHLALICSEETEQLPQWLLGLIEQHNNTASTQRSLRKFEMQCNLQLLKSCLEGNENWDIIKQIPNVKIQTFSSQEFMFYTKDPYNYDAKIPSN from the coding sequence ATGAAGGCTACCTATATCTACCCAGTTGAAAAAATGAATGATGAAAGTGGttggaatttgcttaaacatttagCGTTTGAAGGTGAAGGAGATGAAGATCAGATATCAAGCTTTGAAGAAATAGGTATTAAACTTGTCTATAAATGTGATGGTTTGCCTCTTGCAATCAAAGCTATTGCTGGAGTTCTATACCAACAAAACAAAGCAAAATGGGAGGAAGTTCTTCAAAGTGATGCATGGAACATGGATCAGATTAAGGAAGAACTTAGGCCTTTATATTTGAGCTACGAAGACTTACCGTCTAGTTTAAAACAATGTTTTCTCTATTGCTCTTTGTACCCTCAAAAAGATATGTATTCTAAGGAGATTGTTCAGTTTTGGGTCGCCGAAGGTCTTATTATGGATGAACAAGATAAGTTGAGGAGGGATCTTCCCACTGAAAAACAGAGAACAAAGGAAGATATCGGGGAGGAAATTTACAGGGAGCTACTTTGTAGGAATCTCTTGGAAGTTGATGTAGATTTGGATATGTCCAAGAGTTTCTTCTCTATGCATGATCACTTTCGATCTCTCGGTGCACATTTAATGAGAGAGGAAGGAATTTTATATCGACATGGTAGAGAATTCAAAGGAGATGATAACATAAAAATTCGGCGGCTGTCAATCTCTTGCATGGGGCCTAAGCTAGTGTTACCAGCTCAAATTCTAAGACAAGCTTGTTTGAGAACTCTAATTCTCACAGACTCCCCTAAAACCAAGACGATCGAAGATAGTGTACTGCAAGCATTACCGTGTTTGCGAGTTCTGGATCTCACAAAAACATCAATTGAGAAGATTCCAGATTGCATTGGAGATCTACTACATTTAAGATATCTAGATCTCGATGGAACAAATATTCGTGAGATTCCGACAACTATCGGGAACCTTGTAAACCTTCTGAGTTTGAATATCTCAGAGTGTGAGTTTTTGGAAAGACTTCCTGTGTCCATCACTAAGTTGCATAATCTAAGATGGCTTGACATGAGAGATAGTCCAATGCTCACTCATGTGCCTAAGGGAATTGGGAAACTAGAAAACTTCTATAACCTCGAGGGATTTATGGTTGGTCAGAATGGCTCGGCCTCTGAAGAAGGTTGCGATTTAGAAGAGCTGAAAAATCTATCCGAGTTGAGAGTCTTGAGCATTTATAGGCTTGAGAGGGCGGAAGGAGGAGCCTCTGCACTTGCAAACATGCCTTTTCTTATGGAGCTTGTGCTGGGATGGAAgcgaccagatgaggaggaggtaGATGCTAAAGCTGATGAAGAAGTAGAAGGCGATGGCAAGGATGATGGAGATGCAGACAAGGACATGGGTGATGGTGATTATGATGGCTCTGGAGCAGAAGATGAAAATGAGGAGACTGAGAAAGAAGATGAAAATGAGGAGGAGGATAGTGAGGAAGAAGATAAAGGATGGAGTGAGGAGCAAATCAGTAAAGCTGAGAGGATATGCAATGAAATGACTCAGCCTTCATCTACCATATTCGACCTCCTCTTTTCTCAGTACCCCGGCCGACAGTTCCCGATCTGGATGCAATCCTCTTCCTTGGCTGAATCTTTTCCAAACTTGACGTATTTGAAGCTTATTAGGTTGCCATGTTGTACAAAGCTCCCTCCCTTGGGTACACTGCCTCAGCTCAAGTACCTCCGTATTGAAAGTGCAACCGCCATAACGACCATTGGGTCCCAATTTCTCGGATCAAGAAGCTCTGCATTTCCCAAACTCGAAATGCTCCAATTCCAAGACATGCCTTCATGGGAGGAGTGGACATTCAATGGAACACCTCTTGCTGTGAAGTTGTTTCCAATTCTCAGGACCTGTAATATTATCGACTGCCCAAATCTAAGAGCTCTTCCTGAGGGCCTCTGTCGAGCCACCAACTTCAACCAACTGTGCTTGCACGAAACATATGAGCTAGGTGAGATCGACAACCTCGCCTTGGCTTACAGGCTCGAGGTCACAAATGGCATAGAGTTGAAGAAGATTTCCAACATCCCGTCATTAAGATATCTTGCGGTGAATGGCTGTCCCAGCTTGGAGTGCGTGGAGAATCTCGGCAAGCTGCAGCATTTGGCGTTGATATGTTCAGAGGAAACGGAGCAGCTCCCGCAGTGGCTGCTTGGCTTGATCGAGCAGCATAACAACACGGCAAGCACTCAAAGGAGTCTGAGGAAATTCGAGATGCAGTGCAATCTGCAACTGCTGAAGAGCTGTTTGGAGGGCAATGAGAATTGGGACATCATCAAGCAAATTCCCAATGTCAAAATCCAAACATTTTCCAGCCAAGAGTTTATGTTCTACACCAAGGATCCCTACAACTATGATGCAAAGATTCCTTCTAATTGA